A single genomic interval of Solimonas sp. K1W22B-7 harbors:
- the dnaE gene encoding DNA polymerase III subunit alpha, which translates to MSFVHLRLHTEFSLTDGVVRVEPPKRKGGGVGATLTSRAAELKFPAIAVTDISNLFAMVKFYKAAEGVGVKPVIGADIRLEERAAGEAPERLTLLVQNDTGYRNLTKLISLAYTDGQARGMPLVKREWLGPHAEGLIALTGRDGSTFRAAASDQVEAAKSALSDLVAIYPQRCYLEISRCQRPGDEDWVQAACALSRHLQVPVVATNDVRFLAREEFNAHEARVCIAQGRVLGDDKRPRDYTPEQYLKSAEEMHALFADIPEAIENTLNIARRCTLTLKFAPPYHLPNFPVPEGHDTNTWLRQVSQDGLKRRFTEIVLDKPEDEYWQRLDYELGIIEKMGFAGYFLVVADFIQWAKANGCPVGPGRGSGAGSLVAYATRITDLDPLPYNLLFERFLNPERVSMPDFDVDFCMDNRDRVIEYVTHKYGRPHVGQIITYATMAARGVIRDVARVLGHGYGFGDRISKLVPGTPGATLVDALDTVPELKGLYDTDEEVRAVMDLGLALEGTTRGVGVHAGGVVIAPKALTDYAPLFCEPGGGGMRTQFDMKDLEVVGLVKFDFLGLKTLTVIQEAVDTIVRQHGRQLDMLALPLDDQETFRRIYQSGESSAVFQMESPGMQKASRDLKPDCFEDIIALVSLYRPGPMENIPTFCENKRDTSKIEYLHPEMELVLQPTYGIFVYQEQVMQMSQRLAGYTLGGADLLRRAMGKKIRAEMEKQREIFTTGATGRGIDGEVASKVFDLMAKFADYGFNKSHAAAYALVSYHTAWLKAHYPAEFMAAVLSCEMQHTDAVVLMRDECLRMRLEMIPPDINRSFYRFTVPGDRQVLYGLGAIKGVGESALEGIIAEREAKGPFKDLFDFCRRIDLKKANKRVLEALIYSGALDGFGLNRPSLLASLPKALGLAEKAAQSADSGQVDLFGLGGSSSAPAERIEPPEQVQDWLKREKLAHERDTLGFYLSGHPIDAYREIVEQVCTERMRPLIDQHGKPPLVGADGKVQFQPRQKVMFAAWVVDVRFFKGDKSADGKGGRASYKITFDDQTAQLSTWIDVDTWPRLQPVVKLDGLVFVIAEIGASPPREGRESEPRMYRPEFFSLSDIMRDYPVRLALEWGKPAADVQVMHKALKPYMKGTVGMVVHYRNGRQTCVLDPAPDWKLRLDEPCLTAIQQIAGPDCVKVTYKRYVPPATERRFDRAFSGGGGGDDE; encoded by the coding sequence ATGAGCTTCGTGCACCTGCGCCTGCACACCGAGTTTTCGCTGACCGACGGCGTGGTGCGCGTCGAGCCGCCCAAGCGCAAGGGCGGCGGTGTCGGCGCCACGCTGACCTCGCGCGCCGCGGAACTGAAGTTCCCGGCCATCGCCGTCACGGACATCAGCAACCTGTTCGCGATGGTGAAGTTCTACAAGGCGGCCGAGGGCGTCGGCGTCAAGCCGGTGATCGGCGCCGACATCCGCCTGGAGGAGCGAGCAGCGGGCGAGGCGCCCGAACGCCTCACCCTGCTGGTGCAGAACGACACGGGTTATCGCAACCTCACCAAGCTGATCTCGCTGGCCTATACCGACGGCCAGGCGCGCGGCATGCCGCTGGTCAAGCGCGAATGGCTGGGCCCGCATGCCGAGGGCCTGATCGCGCTGACCGGGCGCGACGGCAGTACCTTCCGCGCTGCCGCCTCCGACCAGGTGGAAGCCGCGAAAAGCGCGCTGTCCGACCTGGTGGCGATCTACCCGCAGCGCTGCTACCTGGAGATCAGCCGCTGCCAGCGGCCCGGCGACGAGGACTGGGTGCAGGCCGCCTGTGCCCTGTCGCGGCACCTGCAGGTGCCGGTGGTGGCGACCAACGACGTGCGCTTCCTGGCGCGCGAGGAATTCAATGCGCACGAGGCACGCGTCTGCATCGCGCAGGGTCGCGTGCTGGGCGACGACAAGCGTCCGCGCGACTACACGCCGGAGCAGTACCTCAAGTCTGCCGAGGAGATGCATGCGCTGTTCGCCGACATCCCGGAGGCGATCGAGAACACGCTGAACATCGCGCGGCGCTGCACGCTGACGCTGAAGTTCGCGCCGCCTTACCACCTGCCGAACTTTCCGGTGCCGGAAGGGCACGACACCAATACCTGGCTGCGGCAGGTTTCGCAGGATGGTCTGAAGCGGCGCTTCACCGAGATCGTCCTGGACAAGCCCGAGGACGAGTACTGGCAGCGGCTCGACTACGAGCTGGGCATCATCGAGAAGATGGGTTTCGCCGGCTACTTCCTGGTGGTGGCCGACTTCATCCAGTGGGCCAAGGCCAACGGCTGCCCGGTGGGGCCGGGACGCGGCTCGGGCGCCGGCTCGCTGGTGGCCTATGCCACGCGCATCACCGACCTGGATCCGCTGCCCTACAACCTGCTGTTCGAACGCTTCCTCAACCCGGAACGCGTGTCCATGCCCGACTTCGACGTCGACTTCTGCATGGACAACCGCGACCGCGTGATCGAGTACGTCACGCACAAGTACGGGCGTCCGCACGTCGGCCAGATCATCACCTACGCCACCATGGCGGCGCGCGGCGTGATCCGCGACGTGGCGCGCGTGCTGGGCCACGGCTACGGTTTCGGCGACCGCATCTCCAAGCTGGTGCCGGGCACGCCGGGCGCCACCCTGGTGGATGCGCTGGATACCGTGCCGGAGCTCAAGGGCCTGTACGACACCGACGAGGAAGTGCGCGCGGTGATGGACCTGGGCCTGGCGCTGGAAGGCACCACGCGCGGCGTCGGCGTGCATGCCGGCGGCGTGGTCATCGCGCCCAAGGCGCTGACCGACTACGCGCCGCTGTTCTGCGAACCGGGCGGCGGCGGCATGCGCACGCAGTTCGACATGAAGGATCTCGAGGTCGTGGGCCTGGTGAAGTTCGACTTCCTCGGCCTGAAGACACTGACCGTGATCCAGGAGGCGGTCGATACGATCGTGCGCCAGCACGGCCGGCAGCTGGACATGCTGGCCCTGCCGCTCGACGACCAGGAAACCTTCCGCAGGATCTACCAGAGCGGCGAGTCCTCGGCGGTGTTCCAGATGGAATCTCCGGGCATGCAGAAAGCCAGCCGCGATCTGAAGCCCGACTGCTTCGAGGACATCATCGCCCTGGTGTCGCTGTACCGCCCGGGCCCGATGGAGAACATCCCGACGTTCTGCGAGAACAAGCGCGACACCAGCAAGATCGAGTATCTGCATCCGGAGATGGAGCTGGTGCTGCAGCCGACCTACGGCATCTTCGTGTACCAGGAACAGGTCATGCAGATGTCGCAGCGCCTGGCCGGCTACACGCTGGGTGGCGCCGACCTGCTGCGGCGCGCGATGGGCAAGAAGATCCGCGCCGAGATGGAGAAGCAGCGCGAGATATTCACCACCGGTGCCACCGGTCGCGGGATCGACGGCGAAGTCGCCAGCAAGGTCTTCGACCTGATGGCGAAGTTCGCCGACTACGGCTTCAACAAGTCGCACGCGGCCGCTTACGCGCTGGTGAGCTATCACACCGCCTGGCTCAAGGCGCATTACCCCGCCGAGTTCATGGCGGCGGTGCTGTCCTGTGAAATGCAGCACACCGACGCCGTCGTGCTGATGCGCGACGAATGCCTGCGCATGCGCCTGGAGATGATCCCGCCCGACATCAACCGCAGCTTCTACCGCTTCACCGTGCCGGGCGACCGGCAGGTGCTCTACGGACTGGGCGCGATCAAGGGCGTGGGCGAGTCGGCGCTGGAGGGCATCATCGCCGAGCGCGAGGCCAAGGGACCCTTCAAGGACCTGTTCGACTTCTGCCGCCGCATCGACCTGAAGAAGGCCAACAAGCGCGTGCTGGAAGCGCTGATCTATTCCGGCGCGCTGGACGGCTTCGGCCTCAACCGGCCGTCGCTGCTGGCGTCGCTGCCCAAGGCCCTGGGCCTGGCGGAAAAGGCGGCGCAGTCGGCCGACAGCGGCCAGGTCGACCTGTTCGGCCTCGGCGGCAGCAGCTCGGCCCCGGCCGAGCGCATCGAGCCGCCCGAGCAGGTGCAGGACTGGCTCAAGCGCGAGAAGCTGGCGCACGAGCGCGACACCCTGGGCTTCTACCTCTCCGGCCACCCGATCGACGCCTACCGCGAGATCGTCGAGCAGGTCTGCACCGAGCGCATGCGTCCGCTGATCGACCAGCACGGCAAGCCGCCGCTGGTCGGCGCCGACGGCAAGGTCCAGTTCCAGCCGCGCCAGAAGGTCATGTTCGCGGCCTGGGTGGTGGACGTGCGCTTCTTCAAGGGCGACAAGTCCGCCGACGGCAAGGGCGGCCGGGCCAGCTACAAGATCACCTTCGACGACCAGACGGCACAACTGTCCACCTGGATCGACGTGGACACCTGGCCGCGCCTGCAGCCGGTGGTGAAGCTCGATGGCCTGGTGTTCGTCATCGCCGAGATCGGTGCCTCTCCTCCACGGGAGGGGCGCGAGTCCGAGCCGCGCATGTATCGTCCCGAGTTCTTCTCGCTGTCGGACATCATGCGCGACTACCCGGTGAGGCTGGCCCTGGAATGGGGCAAGCCGGCCGCCGACGTGCAGGTGATGCACAAGGCCCTCAAACCGTATATGAAAGGCACTGTCGGAATGGTCGTGCACTACCGCAACGGCCGGCAGACCTGTGTCCTGGACCCGGCGCCCGACTGGAAACTGCGCCTGGACGAGCCCTGCCTGACCGCAATCCAGCAGATTGCCGGCCCGGACTGCGTTAAAGTGACGTACAAGCGATATGTGCCCCCCGCGACCGAGCGCCGCTTTGACCGCGCTTTCTCCGGCGGGGGTGGCGGAGACGACGAATAG
- a CDS encoding acetyl-CoA carboxylase carboxyltransferase subunit alpha: MNLNYLDFEQPIAELQQKIEELRFATSGSGVNLTEEIARLDVKSRELTEQIFANLTPWQVAQLARHPQRPYALDYIKSIFTEWEELHGDRHYADDPSIVSGVARLEGRAVCVIGQQKGRDAKERVYRNFGMPKPEGYRKALRIMKLAEKFNLPVLTFIDTPGAYPGIGAEERNQSEAIARNLFELSRLRTPVLATVTGEGGSGGALAIGVADHVMMLQYSIYSVISPEGCASILFKDAGRAPEAAEAMRITSRDLFQHKLVDEIVSEPLGGAHRDPAAMMNTLKQKLIANLERLRHTPLPQLLSNRYQRLMSYGAHDTIN; this comes from the coding sequence ATGAACCTGAACTACCTCGATTTCGAACAACCCATCGCGGAACTGCAGCAGAAGATCGAAGAGCTGCGCTTCGCCACCTCCGGCAGCGGCGTGAACCTCACCGAGGAGATCGCGCGGCTGGACGTCAAGAGCCGTGAGCTCACCGAGCAGATCTTCGCCAACCTGACGCCCTGGCAGGTGGCGCAGCTGGCGCGCCACCCGCAGCGCCCCTATGCGCTGGACTACATCAAGTCCATCTTCACCGAGTGGGAAGAGCTGCACGGTGACCGCCACTACGCCGACGATCCGAGCATCGTCAGCGGCGTCGCCCGCCTGGAAGGCCGTGCGGTCTGCGTCATCGGCCAGCAGAAGGGCCGCGACGCCAAGGAGCGTGTCTACCGCAACTTCGGCATGCCCAAGCCCGAGGGCTACCGCAAGGCCCTGCGCATCATGAAGCTGGCCGAGAAGTTCAACCTGCCGGTGCTGACCTTCATCGACACCCCCGGCGCCTACCCGGGCATCGGTGCCGAGGAACGCAACCAGTCCGAAGCCATTGCCCGCAACCTGTTCGAACTGTCGCGCCTGCGCACCCCGGTGCTGGCCACCGTGACGGGCGAGGGCGGTTCCGGCGGCGCGCTGGCGATCGGCGTGGCCGACCACGTGATGATGCTCCAGTACAGCATCTACTCGGTGATTTCGCCCGAGGGCTGCGCCTCCATCCTGTTCAAGGATGCCGGCCGCGCCCCGGAGGCCGCCGAGGCCATGCGCATCACCTCGCGCGACCTGTTCCAGCACAAGCTGGTGGACGAGATCGTCAGCGAACCGCTGGGCGGTGCCCACCGCGATCCGGCGGCGATGATGAACACGCTCAAGCAGAAGCTCATCGCCAACCTCGAGCGCCTGCGCCACACGCCGCTGCCGCAGCTGCTGTCCAACCGCTACCA